In one window of Helianthus annuus cultivar XRQ/B chromosome 17, HanXRQr2.0-SUNRISE, whole genome shotgun sequence DNA:
- the LOC110924533 gene encoding uncharacterized protein LOC110924533, with protein MARFLKRKVDTSSELIDLDTLPSDPYDRKLIESYNVNQKDAIRRAYILRGPYQLRGIEFPQTKFQGDELRKFKEEWYDKHEYKGWLEYSSKSDRVFCLCFYLFRSHFGDGRDTFVCGGYNNWKKVHASLKKHVGLVNSLHNKCFRMSVDLVNENQVVHTQWDNRTPKEKREYRLRLSASTLLGKRLLNDGFAFRGHDESKDSLNKGNFLELLELMGEMNEELANVILENAPANNQMTSPKIQADIKHCYAQEMNHVMYQKKEQMAVKKLDDEYVNPRWPRRKTNITNRHYFVYDCFNEVLDLQIQEFGNCFNEVTSELLVCMSCLSPCDNFSAFDIPNILKLAEKYPYDFNEEEKRRLPVQLGNYFNFVKKDKQFANLDGWGIFFPTDFVILDMEEDTEIPFILGRPFLATARAMVDMSDGRLTLRVGDKEIKFEVGRRVEDDPVNYIKAIESSLDSDI; from the exons atggcgcgatttctcaagaggaaagtGGATACATCTTCCGAACTAATTGATTTGGATACTCTTCCTTCGGATCCGTATGATCGCAAGCTGATAGAATCATATAACGTGAATCAAAAGGATGCGATTAGAAGGGCATATATATTAAGAGGGCCGTATCAACTAAGAGGTATCGAATTCCCACAAACAAAGTTTCAAGGTGACGAGTTAAGAAAATTTAAGGAAGAATGGTATGACAAACATGAGTATAAGGGATGGTTAGAGTATAGCTCAAAATCGGATCGCGTGTTTTGCTTATGTTTCTATTTGTTTAGGAGCCACTTCGGAGATGGTAGAGACACATTTGTGTGCGGTGGGTATAACAATTGGAAAAAGGTACATGCGTCACTTAAAAAACATGTTGGTTTAGTTAATAGTCTACACAACAAATGTTTCCGAATGAGTGTTGATTTAGTTAACGAAAATCAAGTGGTACACACACAATGGGACAATAGGACCCCTAAGGAGAAACGAGAATACCGACTTAGACTTAGTGCTTCTACTTTGCTTGGGAAAAGGTTGTTGAATGACGGATTTGCGTTTCGTGGACATGATGAATCAAAAGATTCATTAAATAAAGGGAATTTCTTAGAGCTTTTAGAACTCATGGGTGAAATGAATGAAGAGCTTGCTAACGTTATCTTAGAGAATGCACCCGCGAATAACCAAATGACAAGTCCTAAAATTCAAGCGGACATCAAACATTGTTATGCTCAAGAG ATGAATCATGTGATGTATcaaaaaaaagaacaaatggcgGTGAAAAAATTGGATGATGAATACGTTAACCCAAGGTGGCCAAGAAGAAAGACGAACATCACAAATCGGCATTATTTTGTGTATGATTGCTTCAATGAGGTTCTTGATTTGCAAATACAAGAATTTGGGAACTGTTTTAATGAGGTAACATCGGAACTACTTGTTTGTATGAGTTGTTTGAGTCCTTGTGATAATTTTAGTGCATTTGACATTCCAAATATACTAAAGCTAGCCGAGAAGTATCCATATGATTTCAATGAAGAGGAAAAACGAAGGCTTCCGGTTCAACTCGGAAACTactttaattttgtgaaaaaagATAAACAATTCGCCAACTTGGATG GTTGGGGAATTTTTTTCCCAACCGACTTTGTGATCCttgatatggaggaagacaccgagatCCCGTTCATATTAGGAAGGCCATTCCTTGCCACCGCGCGGGCCATGGTGGATATGAGTGACGGAAGGCTAACATTGAGGGTGGGTGACAAGGAAATAAAGTTTGAAGTGGGACGACGCGTGGAGgatgacccggtcaactacatcaAAGCAATAGAATCGAGCCTAGACAGTGACATATGA
- the LOC110922414 gene encoding shaggy-related protein kinase epsilon — MSHMAERVTGQFQAKCLETREAVATRKVLKDKRYKNRELQTMRFLDHPNVVSLKHCFFSTTDDKDELYLNLVLEYVPETTYRVARQYPKANQRMTMISIKLQTYQIFKALAYIQAIGVCHRDIKPENILVNPHSHLLKLCDFETSKVLVKGETIISYICSRYHPAPELIFGATEYPIATDMSFVEDGVLAELLLGQILHKRMLPEAVNPVPRLLQCTAKMRYEAGRVIGQGSFGTVFEAKCAETGETVAIKKVLLDEEDDIRELQILQLLDHPNVVSLKDFFFSKTDKDEHLNLVLEYVPETLHHVARSYRNANQRMPMIYVKLYTYQILRALAYIHAIGVCHRDIKPKNILVNPDTHQLKLCDFGIAKVLVKGEPSTFYIGTRQYRAPELLFGATEYTTAIDIWSVGCVLAELLREQRLFPAPKDTVQHVLEVLNVLGRPTDEEVVCMNPKFKQFEHIPPIKGQPLYKIFHKWRPPKEAIDLVSRLLRYSPNLRGTALEACIHPFFDDLRDPNTRLPDGRPLPPLFNFKAHELKGASAKLVARLIPEHMLGSSGVT; from the exons ATGAGCCATATGGCAGAGCGTGTTACTGGCCAGTTTCAG GCAAAGTGCTTGGAAACAAGAGAAGCCGTTGCAACTAGAAAAGTGTTGAAAGATAAACGATACAAGAACCGTGAACTGCAAACTATGCGGTTTCTTGATCATCCTAATGTTGTTTCACTCAAACACTGCTTCTTTTCTACAACAGACGACAAGGATGAGCTGTATCTTAATCTGGTTCTTGAGTATGTTCCAGAAACAACTTATCGTGTAGCAAGACAATACCCCAAGGCGAATCAGAGGATGACCATGATATCTATCAAACTACAAACCTATCAG ATTTTTAAAGCCTTGGCTTATATTCAGGCCATTGGGGTTTGTCACAGAGACATTAAGCCTGAAAATATTTTA GTGAATCCTCATTCTCACCTGCTCAAACTCTGCGACTTTGAGACCTCAAAAGTTCTG GTCAAAGGGGAAACAATTATATCCTACATATGTTCTCGGTACCACCCTGCACCCGAACTCATATTTGGTGCAACCGAGTACCCAATTGCAACTGATATGTCGTTTGTAGAAGACGGTGTTCTTGCGGAGCTTCTTCTTGGACAG ATCTTGCACAAGCGGATGCTCCCAGAAGCTGTAAATCCTGTTCCAAGACTCCTCCAATGCACTGCT AAAATGAGATATGAGGCAGGGCGTGTTATTGGCCAGGGTTCTTTTGGAACTGTGTTTGAG GCAAAGTGCGCGGAAACAGGAGAAACCGTTGCAATTAAAAAAGTGTTGCTAGATGAAGAAGACGACATCCGTGAACTGCAAATTTTGCAGCTTCTTGATCATCCTAATGTTGTTTCACTCAAAGACTTCTTCTTTTCTAAGACAGACAAGGATGAGCATCTCAATCTGGTTCTTGAGTATGTTCCCGAAACACTTCATCATGTAGCAAGAAGTTACCGCAACGCGAATCAGAGGATGCCTATGATATATGTCAAACTGTACACCTATCAG ATTTTAAGAGCCTTGGCTTATATTCATGCCATTGGGGTCTGTCACAGAGACATTAAGCCTAAAAATATTTTA GTGAATCCTGATACACACCAGCTCAAACTCTGCGACTTTGGGATCGCAAAAGTTCTG GTCAAAGGGGAGCCAAGTACATTCTACATAGGTACTCGGCAATACCGGGCACCCGAACTCCTTTTTGGTGCAACCGAGTACACAACTGCAATTGATATTTGGTCTGTAGGTTGTGTTCTTGCAGAGCTGCTTCGTGAACAG CGTCTTTTCCCTGCTCCTAAGGATACAGTGCAACATGTTCTAGAGGTTCTGAAT GTCCTTGGCAGACCAACTGATGAAGAAGTTGTATGCATGAACCCTAAGTTCAAACAGTTTGAGCACATCCCGCCTATCAAGGGTCAGCCATTGTACAAA ATTTTCCACAAGTGGAGGCCCCCAAAAGAAGCTATAGATCTTGTTTCAAGACTCCTCCGATATTCTCCAAACTTGAGAGGCACTGCC TTGGAGGCCTGTATCCACCCATTCTTCGATGACCTTCGTGATCCAAATACTCGCCTTCCAGATGGACGACCTTTGCCACCTCTCTTTAATTTCAAGGCTCACG AGCTAAAAGGTGCATCAGCTAAACTTGTGGCTAGACTCATACCAGAACATATGCTCGGAAGCAGCGGTGTCACGTAG